A stretch of DNA from Fimbriimonadaceae bacterium:
AACGTCGACGATGCGGTCCACCGTCTGCACCGCGTCCACGGTGTGCAGGGTGCCGAACACGAGGTGTCCGGTCTCCGCCGCCGTGATCGCGAGATGGATCGTCTCCAAGTCGCGCATTTCGCCGACGAGGATCACGTCCGGGTCCTGGCGCAGGACGTACTTGAGCGCGTTGGCGAAGCTGTTGGTGTCCACGTCGAGTTCGCGCTGGTTGATGAGGGCGACGTGGTTGTCGTGGACGAACTCGATGGGGTCTTCGACCGTGACGATGTGCACGCGCTCGTGCCGGTTGATCTGGTCGACCATCGCCGCCTGCGTCGTGGACTTGCCCGATCCCGCGGGGCCGGTTACCAGAACGAGGCCGCGCGGGCGCTCGATGAAATCCCAGCACGCGGCCGGGAGTTGGAGCTCCTCCATCGATTGGATGCGATAGGGAATCACGCGGAACGCGGCTTGGGTGAATCCGCGCTGTTGGTACAGGTTGCCGCGGAAGCGGGCGACTCCCTTGATCTCGTAGGCGAAGTCGAGTTCGAGGTCCCGCTCGAAACGCACCCACTGATCGTCGTGGAGAAGCTCCCGGATCGCGACGGTCAGCTCCTCGCCGGTGTAGTGGGGGACTTCGACCTCTTGGAGATCGCCGTGCACGCGGAAATACGCCTTGCCCGTATCGGCCTTGAAGTGGAGGTCCGACCCCATGACCTCGACGCAACGGATGAGGAGTTCGTCAATTCGCTGCATTCGCCGTCTCCACAAGTCCCTGGTTCATCGCTCGGCGCTGGAACTCCGACGCGTTCGAACACTTGGCCAATGCGTGTTCGTAGTCGATCTTGCGCTCGCGCAAAAGATTGAGCAGGCTTCCGTCGAGCGTCTGCATCCCCATGTCGCCCCCCATCTGGATGTCGTGGTAGAGCTGGTGCGTCTTGCCGTCCCGGATCATCGTGCGGATCGAGGGGGTCGCGGTCATCACCTCGAACGCGGCCGTTCTTCCCTTGCCATCCTTGGTCGGCAGCAGCGTCTGGGAAATGACCGCCTGCAGCGTGACGCTGAGCTGGGTTCGAATCTGGGCCTGCTGGTCGGGCGAGAACACGTCGACCATGCGGTCGATCGTTTGGGCGGCATCGACCG
This window harbors:
- a CDS encoding type IV pilus twitching motility protein PilT, giving the protein MQRIDELLIRCVEVMGSDLHFKADTGKAYFRVHGDLQEVEVPHYTGEELTVAIRELLHDDQWVRFERDLELDFAYEIKGVARFRGNLYQQRGFTQAAFRVIPYRIQSMEELQLPAACWDFIERPRGLVLVTGPAGSGKSTTQAAMVDQINRHERVHIVTVEDPIEFVHDNHVALINQRELDVDTNSFANALKYVLRQDPDVILVGEMRDLETIHLAITAAETGHLVFGTLHTVDAVQTVDRIVDVFPTHQQQQIRMQLSVNLVGVLSQTLIKRSDGRGRVAAFETLVATNAIRNLIRENKSYQIGSMIQTGAKSKMQTLDQCLTILVERGLATVEDARAKAKDPGEFDRLVALARASEPAQVQSPQAHAEPEAPPKPAGGVPGQPNRPGYRRE